In the Sarcophilus harrisii chromosome 1, mSarHar1.11, whole genome shotgun sequence genome, one interval contains:
- the GGT6 gene encoding glutathione hydrolase 6 produces the protein MEQIWVDSQAGSLGSVKYQKLLFQESESEEEEEDEEEEEEEEEEMKVVLFPDSGHQRAPQANPAQSRLKIWTGILSALLLLGLSFYLAARQLKLTGASDQPQEVAADQVQSLDHHTSGHHHSPGVYPHGAVISESDTCSILGRDLLLDGGNVVDAGVGTALCLALVHPHETGLGAVFWALFHNSSSNQTTALMPAPAQALAPGLGMPGALPALRLLHRNLGRLPWPRLLAATIALAQDGFSVDKALAEALAERGAAGQATGLCPLLCHPNGTVLGQGSHVTNLGLAAVLQRAAQTPESDGQFLRALLRPVAEDLYLEEPLHARLPTLEPAVQLALPQGLLFTTPNPTAGELLLKILRNPLQAGWLPSDPCPELLAAAQGAYAGAAPAAPVGSLLAAMDREGSVLLMASSLNSTFGSGRLLPSTGILLSDFVEDSQTLSWACPALLCCGPEGDVLALAAPGGSSAPLAVARTLLSHLVLQQPLPDAVTQPQLHIQLGSNGAPLTCRKTSPETGAPRPEALLLVTTQAEHVRATGVPASSYPSRGH, from the exons ATGGAGCAGATCTGGGTCGACTCTCAAGCTGGCAGTCTGGGATCTGTGAAGTATCAGAAGCTACTTTTCCAGGAATCTGAatctgaggaagaggaagaggatgaagaggaggaggaggaggaggaggaggaaatgaaagtgGTGCTATTTCCAGACTCAGGTCACCAAAGGGCTCCACAAGC AAATCCTGCCCAAAGCAGACTGAAGATCTGGACTGGGATACTTTCAGCCCTCCTGCTGCTTGGACTAAGCTTCTACTTGGCTGCCAGACAGTTGAAGCTCACGGGGGCCTCTGACCAACCCCAGGAAGTGGCAGCTGATCAGGTCCAGAGCCTTGATCACCACACATCTGGACACCACCACAGCCCTGGCGTGTACCCTCATGGAGCGGTCATCAGTGAGTCAG ACACGTGTTCCATCCTGGGGAGAGACCTGCTGCTGGATGGGGGGAACGTGGTGGATGCAGGGGTAGGAACTGCCCTCTGCCTGGCATTAGTGCATCCCCATGAAACAGGATTGG gCGCTGTGTTCTGGGCCCTCTTCCATAACAGCTCTTCCAATCAAACCACAGCCCTGATGCCGGCTCCAGCCCAGGCTCTTGCGCCCGGCCTGGGAATGCCAGGGGCTCTGCCTGCCCTCCGCCTTCTGCACCGAAACCTAGGCCGTCTGCCCTGGCCCCGACTGCTGGCTGCTACCATAGCCCTGGCCCAAGATGGCTTCTCCGTGGACAAAGCCTTAGCAGAGGCGCTGGCGGAGCGGGGTGCAGCGGGCCAGGCCACAGGCCTGTGCCCACTACTGTGCCACCCCAATGGGACCGTGCTGGGCCAGGGCAGCCACGTAACCAACCTGGGCCTGGCTGCTGTGCTCCAGAGAGCTGCCCAGACTCCCGAAAGTGATGGCCAGTTTCTGAGGGCTCTCCTGCGCCCAGTGGCAGAGGACTTGTACCTAGAAGAGCCCCTGCATGCCCGCCTGCCCACCCTGGAGCCAGCCGTGCAGCTTGCGTTGCCCCAAGGCCTGCTGTTTACCACCCCAAATCCCACAGCTGGTGAGCTACTACTGAAGATACTGAGGAACCCCCTGCAGGCAGGGTGGCTCCCCTCTGACCCTTGCCCTGAGCTCCTGGCAGCTGCCCAGGGTGCATACGCCGGGGCCGCTCCTGCAGCCCCTGTCGGCAGCCTCCTGGCAGCCATGGACAGAGAGGGCTCCGTGCTCCTCATGGCCTCCTCCCTCAACAGCACCTTTGGCTCCGGGAGGCTACTGCCATCCACAGGTATCCTCCTTAGTGACTTTGTGGAAGATTCCCAGACTCTCAGCTGGGCCTGCCCTGCCCTGCTGTGCTGCGGACCTGAGGGTGATGTGCTGGCTCTGGCAGCTCCCGGAGGATCCTCAGCACCCCTGGCTGTGGCCAGGACCCTGCTCAGCCACCTGGTTCTTCAGCAGCCCCTGCCCGATGCCGTCACTCAGCCCCAGCTACACATCCAGCTTGGCTCCAACGGGGCCCCCCTGACCTGCAGGAAGACCTCTCCTGAAACAGGGGCCCCCCGCCCTGAGGCTCTGCTCCTCGTGACCACCCAGGCTGAACACGTCAGGGCCACAGGCGTTCCGGCCAGCTCCTACCCTTCCCGTGGGCATTAG